The proteins below come from a single uncultured Methanobrevibacter sp. genomic window:
- a CDS encoding PD-(D/E)XK nuclease family protein — protein MRLSKSKVNTYLKCPLEFKFQYIDEIEVEPNKYMALGSDVHLIAEKFTDKFGDELDNVDISNELIKIAYDENIGNIDEHIDNLSLFFKRAFVENDFKLHSFEDYLLDEKNRFSGICDIILEDENGELIVIDYKTGNSNSFSKYRLELCYYKLLVENVVGKPVSRVGVYFTKNGRLRLLDICDNDNKRKYLSYSEINDAVDTLHEVRSKINDKKFHPNRQYVCRFCTYRKICDEYCNNLMKY, from the coding sequence ATGAGATTGTCAAAATCAAAAGTCAACACCTATCTTAAGTGTCCGCTGGAATTTAAATTTCAATATATTGATGAAATTGAAGTCGAGCCAAATAAGTACATGGCTCTGGGCAGTGATGTTCATCTTATAGCTGAGAAGTTTACAGACAAATTCGGCGATGAACTGGACAATGTAGACATCAGCAATGAACTTATAAAGATTGCATATGATGAAAATATCGGAAATATTGACGAACACATTGACAATCTGAGTTTGTTTTTTAAAAGGGCATTTGTTGAAAATGACTTTAAACTCCATTCCTTTGAAGATTATCTTTTAGATGAGAAAAACAGGTTTTCAGGTATTTGTGATATTATCCTGGAGGATGAAAACGGTGAACTGATAGTCATTGACTACAAAACCGGCAATTCAAATTCCTTTTCCAAATATCGTTTAGAGTTATGCTACTATAAATTGCTTGTTGAAAATGTAGTTGGAAAACCAGTCAGCCGTGTTGGTGTTTATTTTACAAAAAATGGTCGTTTGAGATTGCTTGACATCTGCGATAATGACAATAAACGTAAATATTTAAGCTATTCTGAAATTAATGATGCTGTTGATACTCTTCATGAGGTCAGATCAAAAATCAATGACAAAAAGTTCCATCCGAACAGACAGTATGTCTGCAGATTCTGCACATATAGAAAAATCTGTGATGAGTACTGCAATAACCTTATGAAATATTGA
- a CDS encoding Ig-like domain repeat protein, which yields MNETINQNDLDVEVLQVSNDVNQTAADSLSASVVYFDASASSDGDGSKSNPYKYYKSDRINFGDTVYFADGVYDITEANLIHSSSTYKTTFIGESVEKTILNSKLINKFDFTVTDNSYFILKDLTMTGIHINNQANLIADNVMFKNSERIDPNYQPSLSYSYISKVYDSTCGGVIICDTPVNKVTTLNLTHCYFNNNAASSGGVIATYNSIANIQNCVFTNSSANRFGGVIYGIKSRLNIQDSSFDISNAKYGGAIYSNSSNIYLKDSQFSTSQSSSFGGVIASFSTLLDINHVVFRDYSSLDDAGGAIYNIAGTLKVVDSSFINGYSDFGGAICNLKCDSTIQNSEFINNQAQYYGGSIYNMYGSLILAGNKFNKSYAVSGGAIFNRLSDSFDLTNNRFINSADADGDIIYIDGRKVSVADKGNVYDSSAVFLKYGNVYDIDHYEAVTLINFTPESADFIPSFYDSRKYGYVTSAKDQIQGGNCWAFSGIATLEACLKKATGIDYDFSEENVKNLMYEYSLFDSDVVTNKGGNLYMFIAYLAGWFGPTYDIYDVYDDFSSLSVIYNSLIHVQNVYILPERTSFLDNEYIKKAVMDYGAVSVGIDLSTGVGHAVTIVGWDDEFTSNDFLGNKAVGAWIIKNSWGANWGYNGFGYLSYQQPISFGYTFILNDNRPYTNIYQYDYAGKSGYHSIKSKDVYIKNKFTAENNEILSAFSTYFDEPTNFTAYVYLNGKLVTTQEGFSEKIGYYTIPLENEVSLKKGDSFEVVVKFTNDDVVYIPLCAADEITKMTFDKGISFYSVDGVHWSDLYESQSPSVACIKAFTRLNALNEISIDLDQIGGQDPNPFDKVGVDDLVSINLNLPQYYVVDGIQHPIDGMVAFKINDQDYYATVDNGKACLNITFEKEGTYNVSIQFKSSRFVSNMVNFNINVVKTLHSNLVMQANDVSKFYGGSEKYILRVSNDGDVLKGVNVKISVDGKNYTVKTDDEGLVVLDLNLPVGVYDVSAQYGGKIVSSKFTVLTTIYSDDVTQNFLDSYVSASFLNTDGSALSNRKISYSVGIYGVNSVPAVVNATTDKNGLATAKINLYSDKYIVSVVNPASGEKKEFLLEILPIDSSCSLSVTQLGSDVIINATVDPVAASGYVNFLVLGKIHKVKVNPVIIDNNRVAVATLKLGNMAVGNYNVTAVYSGDQNLRVSSDSRDFSVTNNPYRLRSTNYWSYYGSSGTIAKITDQKGNPVKGQVVYATVSNQTYKGVTDEDGNAIFQLDLEVGNYTVLFEYNGQSILNHVFVYSTIDVITVSGEYLNTKIGANFIYPYGGAQPETLDVKFIINGKEYLTTTDRNGYASVDADLPVGTHTITTVNLCNGEKKQSKITVYKTTPAVTLTKTKRGEGILLTASLTHSTAIGNVVFTMGSEKYTISVEDGKAILALTFLDEGHYEVYANYIGDYNFNNILSPTVQFDYAPTNYTVSAPILSKYYGGPEKFAVTLKNFNQPVINEIINISIDGKIYSLKTDSKGVASFDANLDPGLHTVYINYDDRVFLSEINIESTIAINRASGDVSYSNINAEFRDGSGNLLKNKEVIFKIGSKEFKQTTNAFGVAVSDISLDKGNYTVAVINLVTGEIKYTTLIITKSTPTLALSVVKEYGADVLKAVLPKAATGDVDFVLDNGDMYSVEVAGGIAKLTDLLPGEYTADVTYKGNDEFNSVSGSIKFHVSEITVILLSSKVTTTYGTSKNIVVTLKDSAGNILVGRKVTVILNNQKYEAIMPTDGKAVIAIPSTLPVKTYVATITYDGESNIEGKTIKINVVVNKAIPKLTAAKKTFKLKDKTKKYVVTLKTDKNKVFKSQKITIKVNGKTYAATTNKKGQATFKLTKLTKKGTFTAKIKYSENSKYKAANKSVKITVK from the coding sequence ATGAATGAAACAATTAATCAGAATGATTTGGATGTAGAAGTCCTTCAGGTAAGTAATGATGTAAACCAGACGGCTGCTGATTCATTATCTGCATCTGTGGTTTATTTTGATGCATCTGCCAGTAGTGATGGTGACGGTTCCAAATCAAATCCTTATAAATATTATAAGTCAGACAGGATAAATTTTGGAGATACTGTTTACTTTGCTGATGGTGTTTATGATATAACTGAAGCAAATTTAATTCATTCTTCTTCAACATACAAAACTACATTTATAGGTGAAAGTGTTGAAAAAACTATTTTAAACTCTAAATTAATAAATAAATTTGATTTCACTGTTACTGACAATTCTTATTTTATTTTAAAAGATTTGACAATGACAGGTATTCACATTAACAATCAGGCTAATTTAATAGCTGACAATGTCATGTTTAAAAATAGTGAAAGAATTGATCCTAATTACCAGCCAAGTTTATCTTATTCATATATCTCTAAAGTATATGATTCTACCTGTGGTGGGGTAATTATTTGTGATACTCCGGTTAATAAAGTAACTACTTTAAATTTAACTCATTGTTATTTTAATAACAATGCTGCTTCATCAGGAGGAGTTATAGCAACCTATAATTCAATTGCCAATATTCAGAACTGTGTTTTTACTAATTCTTCTGCAAATCGTTTTGGAGGAGTAATATATGGTATAAAATCCCGTTTGAATATTCAGGATTCTTCATTTGATATTAGCAATGCTAAATATGGTGGTGCAATATATTCCAACAGCAGTAATATATATTTAAAAGATTCTCAATTTTCCACATCACAGTCCAGCAGTTTTGGTGGTGTAATAGCTTCCTTTTCTACACTATTGGATATTAATCATGTTGTTTTCAGAGATTATTCTTCCTTAGATGATGCAGGTGGTGCAATTTATAACATTGCAGGTACATTAAAAGTTGTTGATTCTTCATTTATAAACGGTTATTCTGATTTTGGAGGAGCAATTTGTAACTTAAAGTGTGATTCCACCATTCAAAATTCTGAATTTATAAATAACCAGGCACAATATTATGGAGGTTCAATCTATAATATGTATGGAAGTCTTATCCTCGCAGGAAATAAGTTCAACAAATCTTATGCAGTCAGCGGCGGAGCCATATTTAACAGACTTTCTGATTCATTCGATTTAACAAATAATCGTTTCATAAATTCCGCAGATGCTGATGGAGATATTATCTATATTGATGGACGTAAAGTTAGTGTTGCAGATAAAGGCAATGTTTATGATAGTTCTGCTGTATTTTTAAAATATGGAAATGTTTATGATATTGATCATTATGAAGCAGTTACTTTAATCAATTTTACACCCGAATCAGCTGACTTCATACCTTCCTTTTATGATTCAAGAAAGTACGGTTATGTTACTTCTGCAAAAGATCAAATTCAGGGAGGAAACTGCTGGGCATTTTCAGGTATTGCAACACTTGAAGCATGTCTTAAAAAAGCAACAGGAATTGATTATGACTTTTCTGAAGAAAACGTTAAAAACCTGATGTATGAATATTCTTTATTTGATTCCGATGTTGTAACAAATAAAGGTGGAAACTTATATATGTTCATAGCTTATCTTGCCGGCTGGTTTGGTCCTACATATGATATATATGATGTTTATGACGATTTTTCATCATTATCTGTAATATATAATTCATTAATCCATGTTCAAAATGTTTATATTTTACCCGAAAGAACAAGTTTCCTTGACAATGAATATATTAAAAAGGCAGTAATGGATTACGGTGCAGTTTCTGTTGGTATTGATTTATCAACAGGCGTAGGGCATGCAGTTACTATTGTCGGTTGGGATGATGAATTTACAAGCAATGACTTTTTAGGAAATAAGGCAGTCGGAGCATGGATAATTAAGAACAGTTGGGGTGCTAACTGGGGTTACAATGGTTTTGGATACTTGTCTTATCAACAGCCAATCAGTTTCGGTTATACATTTATCCTCAACGATAATAGGCCATATACCAATATTTATCAGTATGATTATGCCGGTAAAAGCGGTTATCACAGTATAAAAAGCAAAGATGTATACATAAAAAATAAATTCACAGCAGAAAATAATGAGATTCTATCTGCATTTTCAACATATTTTGATGAGCCGACAAATTTCACTGCTTATGTATATTTAAACGGAAAACTTGTTACAACTCAGGAAGGATTTTCTGAAAAAATAGGATATTATACAATACCATTGGAAAATGAAGTTTCTTTAAAAAAAGGCGATTCCTTTGAAGTTGTAGTTAAATTTACCAATGATGATGTGGTTTATATTCCATTATGTGCTGCTGATGAAATTACTAAGATGACTTTTGATAAGGGCATTTCATTTTATAGCGTTGACGGTGTTCACTGGAGTGATTTATATGAATCACAGTCACCTAGTGTAGCATGTATAAAAGCGTTCACCCGTTTAAATGCTTTAAATGAAATATCAATTGATTTAGATCAAATTGGCGGTCAGGATCCAAATCCGTTTGACAAGGTTGGTGTTGATGATTTAGTCAGTATCAATTTAAATCTTCCTCAATATTATGTCGTTGATGGAATTCAGCATCCTATCGACGGTATGGTTGCATTCAAAATTAATGACCAAGATTATTATGCAACAGTTGATAATGGAAAGGCCTGTCTAAACATTACTTTCGAAAAAGAAGGAACATATAATGTATCAATACAATTCAAATCCAGCAGATTTGTTTCCAATATGGTTAACTTCAATATTAATGTCGTTAAAACTCTCCATTCAAATCTTGTTATGCAGGCCAATGATGTATCTAAATTCTATGGCGGGTCTGAAAAATATATTCTCAGAGTATCAAATGACGGGGATGTTTTAAAAGGAGTCAATGTTAAAATTTCAGTGGATGGTAAAAATTACACTGTCAAAACAGATGATGAAGGACTTGTTGTTCTTGATTTAAACTTGCCTGTGGGAGTTTATGATGTATCCGCACAATATGGTGGTAAAATTGTTTCATCCAAGTTTACAGTTTTAACAACCATTTATTCTGATGATGTCACTCAGAACTTTTTGGATTCATATGTTTCAGCTTCATTTTTAAATACTGACGGTAGTGCACTTTCAAACAGGAAAATTTCATACAGCGTTGGAATTTACGGAGTAAATTCAGTGCCTGCTGTAGTTAATGCCACCACAGATAAAAATGGTTTGGCTACTGCCAAAATCAATCTTTACTCTGATAAATATATTGTATCTGTCGTTAACCCTGCAAGCGGTGAGAAGAAAGAATTTTTACTTGAAATATTACCTATAGATTCCAGTTGTTCACTTTCAGTTACTCAGTTAGGTTCTGATGTAATTATCAATGCCACTGTAGATCCTGTTGCTGCATCAGGTTATGTTAATTTCCTGGTTTTAGGAAAAATTCATAAAGTTAAGGTTAATCCTGTTATTATAGATAATAACAGAGTTGCGGTTGCTACTTTAAAGCTTGGAAATATGGCTGTAGGAAATTATAATGTAACTGCTGTTTACTCAGGTGATCAAAATCTTAGGGTTTCCTCAGACAGCAGAGATTTTTCAGTCACAAATAATCCTTATAGATTACGTTCAACAAATTATTGGAGTTATTATGGAAGTTCAGGCACTATAGCTAAAATAACCGATCAAAAAGGCAATCCTGTTAAAGGTCAGGTTGTATATGCAACAGTTTCAAATCAAACTTATAAAGGCGTAACTGATGAAGACGGAAATGCTATTTTCCAATTGGATTTGGAAGTTGGCAATTACACTGTGCTGTTTGAATATAACGGCCAGTCAATTTTAAATCATGTCTTTGTTTATTCTACAATCGACGTGATTACTGTCAGCGGCGAATATTTGAATACAAAAATAGGCGCTAACTTTATTTATCCGTATGGCGGTGCGCAGCCTGAAACCTTGGATGTTAAATTCATAATCAATGGAAAAGAATATCTCACAACTACAGACCGTAACGGATATGCTAGCGTGGATGCCGATTTGCCGGTTGGAACTCACACAATTACAACTGTAAATTTATGTAATGGTGAGAAAAAGCAATCAAAGATAACAGTCTATAAAACCACTCCTGCAGTTACACTTACAAAAACCAAACGTGGAGAAGGTATTTTATTAACTGCAAGTTTAACACACTCTACTGCAATCGGAAATGTTGTATTTACTATGGGTTCAGAAAAATACACTATTTCAGTTGAGGATGGAAAAGCAATACTTGCACTTACTTTCCTTGATGAAGGACACTATGAAGTCTATGCAAATTATATCGGAGATTATAATTTCAACAATATTCTCTCACCTACAGTCCAATTTGATTACGCTCCTACAAACTATACTGTATCAGCTCCAATTTTATCAAAATATTATGGAGGTCCTGAAAAATTCGCAGTAACTTTGAAAAACTTCAATCAGCCTGTCATAAATGAAATAATCAATATTTCCATTGATGGTAAAATATATAGCTTAAAAACTGACAGTAAAGGTGTAGCTTCATTTGACGCTAATCTGGATCCTGGACTTCATACAGTATACATAAATTATGATGATAGGGTATTTTTATCTGAAATCAATATCGAATCAACAATTGCCATAAACCGTGCTTCCGGTGATGTTTCATATTCAAATATTAATGCAGAATTCAGGGATGGAAGCGGTAATTTGCTTAAAAATAAAGAAGTTATATTTAAAATAGGTTCAAAAGAATTTAAGCAGACAACAAATGCTTTCGGTGTTGCAGTTTCAGACATTAGTCTGGATAAGGGTAACTACACAGTTGCTGTTATAAATCTTGTCACTGGTGAAATTAAATATACAACATTAATAATTACAAAATCAACTCCAACACTCGCTTTATCTGTTGTTAAGGAATATGGTGCTGACGTGTTAAAGGCTGTTTTACCTAAAGCTGCAACAGGAGATGTTGATTTTGTATTGGATAATGGTGATATGTATTCAGTTGAAGTTGCTGGCGGAATTGCAAAACTTACAGACCTTCTTCCTGGTGAATATACTGCAGATGTAACTTATAAGGGTAATGATGAATTCAATTCCGTTTCAGGATCTATTAAATTCCATGTTTCAGAGATTACTGTTATTTTACTTTCTTCAAAAGTAACAACTACCTATGGAACCAGCAAAAACATTGTTGTAACATTGAAGGATTCTGCAGGAAATATTCTGGTTGGAAGAAAAGTAACAGTTATTTTAAACAATCAAAAATATGAAGCCATAATGCCGACTGACGGTAAAGCTGTAATTGCCATTCCATCAACATTGCCAGTAAAAACATATGTTGCAACAATAACATATGATGGTGAATCAAATATTGAAGGAAAAACCATTAAGATTAATGTTGTGGTAAATAAGGCAATTCCTAAATTAACTGCTGCTAAAAAGACATTTAAGCTGAAAGATAAAACCAAAAAATATGTTGTCACCTTAAAAACAGATAAAAATAAGGTATTTAAAAGTCAAAAAATTACTATTAAAGTTAATGGTAAGACTTACGCTGCCACAACCAATAAAAAAGGTCAGGCAACATTTAAATTAACTAAATTAACTAAAAAAGGAACATTTACAGCTAAAATTAAATATTCTGAAAATTCCAAATATAAAGCGGCAAATAAAAGTGTTAAAATCACTGTTAAGTAA